The following are from one region of the Saccharomyces kudriavzevii IFO 1802 strain IFO1802 genome assembly, chromosome: 12 genome:
- the ILV5 gene encoding ketol-acid reductoisomerase (similar to Saccharomyces cerevisiae ILV5 (YLR355C); ancestral locus Anc_4.190) produces the protein MLRTQAARLICNSRVITAKRTFALVARAAAYSKPTARFVKPMVATRGLKQINFGGTVETVYERADWPREKLLKYFKNDTFALIGYGSQGYGQGLNLRDNGLNVVIGVRKDGASWKAAIEDGWVPGQNLFTVEEAIKKGTYVMNLLSDAAQSETWSTIKPLLTKGKTLYFSHGFSPVFKDLTHVEPPKDLDVILVAPKGSGRTVRSLFKEGRGINSSYAVWNDVTGKAHEKAQALAVAIGSGYVYQTTFEREVNSDLYGERGCLMGGIHGMFLAQYDVLRENGHSPSEAFNETVEEATQSLYPLIGKYGMDYMYDACSTTARRGALDWYPIFKNALKPVFQDLYESTKNGTETKRSLEFNSQPDYREKLEKELDTIRNMEIWKVGKEVRKLRPENK, from the coding sequence ATGTTGAGAACTCAAGCCGCCAGATTGATCTGCAACTCCCGTGTCATCACTGCCAAGAGAACCTTTGCTTTGGTCGCCCGTGCTGCTGCATACAGCAAGCCAACTGCCCGTTTCGTTAAGCCAATGGTCGCTACCCGTGGTTTGAAGCAAATCAACTTCGGTGGTACCGTTGAAACTGTTTACGAAAGAGCCGACTGGCCAAGAGAGAAGTTGTTGAAGTACTTCAAGAACGACACTTTTGCTTTGATCGGTTACGGTTCCCAAGGTTACGGTCAAGGTTTGAACTTGAGAGACAATGGTTTGAACGTCGTCATCGGTGTCCGTAAGGATGGTGCTTCTTGGAAGGCTGCCATCGAAGACGGTTGGGTCCCAGGTCAAAACTTGTTCACTGTTGAAGAAGCCATCAAGAAGGGTACCTACGTCATGAACTTGTTGTCCGATGCCGCTCAATCCGAAACATGGTCTACTATCAAGCCATTGTTGACCAAGGGTAAGACTTTGTACTTCTCCCACGGTTTCTCCCCAGTTTTCAAGGACTTGACCCACGTCGAACCACCAAAGGACTTGGATGTCATCTTGGTTGCTCCAAAGGGTTCTGGTAGAACCGTCAGATCTTTGTTCAAGGAAGGTCGTGGTATCAACTCTTCCTACGCCGTCTGGAACGATGTCACCGGTAAGGCTCACGAAAAGGCCCAAGCTTTGGCTGTTGCCATTGGTTCTGGTTACGTCTACCAAACCACTTTCGAAAGAGAAGTCAACTCTGACTTGTACGGTGAAAGAGGTTGTTTAATGGGTGGTATCCACGGTATGTTCTTGGCCCAATACGACGTCTTGAGAGAAAATGGTCACTCCCCATCCGAAGCCTTCAACGAAACCGTCGAAGAAGCTACCCAATCTCTATACCCATTGATCGGTAAGTACGGTATGGACTACATGTACGATGCTTGCTCTACCACCGCCAGAAGAGGTGCTTTGGACTGGTACCCAATCTTCAAGAACGCTTTGAAGCCTGTTTTCCAAGACTTGTACGAATCTACCAAGAACGGTACCGAAACCAAGAGATCTTTGGAATTCAACTCCCAACCTGACTACAGAGAAAAActagaaaaggaattggaCACCATCAGAAACATGGAAATCTGGAAGGTCGGCAAAGAAGTCAGAAAGTTGAGACcagaaaacaaataa
- the ATG33 gene encoding Atg33p (similar to Saccharomyces cerevisiae SCM4 (YGR049W) and ATG33 (YLR356W); ancestral locus Anc_4.191), translating to MSVCLAITKGIAVSSIGLYAGLLASATLITSTTPLEVVTGPLTPTLLTLKNAATALGAFASTFFCMSFFGAPPSLRHPYLLYGMLAAPLSSFVLGCASHYKSRKYNKVSKESSLLPEDSKPVVPELSDSIIDLGEDAHTPKNSTHDEKPAATTPPRPAEALQTGPPIHTKNLVAATAIAILGFVQAVVGVYGEGQFI from the coding sequence ATGTCTGTTTGTCTAGCCATCACAAAGGGTATCGCGGTCTCTTCGATAGGCCTCTATGCCGGTCTTTTGGCTTCCGCTACACTGATCACATCTACCACCCCGCTAGAGGTGGTGACAGGACCGTTAACTCCTACTCTActgactttgaaaaatgcgGCTACTGCTCTGGGGGCCTTTGCATCgactttcttttgtatGAGTTTCTTCGGCGCCCCACCTTCCTTAAGACACCCTTATTTGCTGTATGGTATGCTTGCTGCTCCATTGTCTTCGTTTGTTCTGGGGTGCGCGTCCCACTACAAATCTAGGAAGTATAATAAAGTTTCCAAGGAATCTTCTTTGCTACCCGAGGACAGCAAACCTGTCGTTCCCGAACTAAGCGATTCCATTATTGATTTGGGCGAGGACGCACACACTCCAAAGAACTCAACTCACGATGAGAAGCCTGCCGCTACTACACCACCCAGGCCTGCAGAGGCTCTACAAACCGGACCTCCAATCCACACCAAAAACCTAGTCGCAGCAACTGCTATTGCTATTCTTGGCTTCGTACAAGCCGTAGTAGGCGTCTATGGCGAGGGTCAATTTATTTAG
- the RSC2 gene encoding Rsc2p (similar to Saccharomyces cerevisiae RSC1 (YGR056W) and RSC2 (YLR357W); ancestral locus Anc_4.196), producing the protein MMPDENSSLSTPSSSALYKDLRKEYESLFTLKEDSGLEISPIFNVLPPKKDYPDYYAVIKNPVSFNTLKKRIPHYTDAQQFMNDIVQIPWNAKTYNTRDSGIYKYALVLEKYLKGTIYTNLKEKYTNLEYPDLGPLPDEPGYEEFQEKLRKKAEEAARASAARASSNSSLNSSEAARRLRKTRTASVKRESEPGTDTNNDEDYEATDMDIDNSKDSDFPELIRKPLININPYNRKPLRDNRSTTSSQSGTPQPLGSRHRQVSRTQVKRGRPPIIDLPYIQRMKNVMKVLKKEVLDSGFGLTDLFERLPDRHKDANYYVMIANPISLQDINKKVKTRRYKTFQEFQNDFNLMLTNFRISHRGDPESIKISNILEKTFANLARFELSKPDRSFIPEGELRYPLDEVTVNNLSYHVGDWALLRNQNDPQKPIVGQIFRLWKTPDGKQWLNACWYYRPEQTVHRVDRLFYKNEVMKTGQYRDHLVSNLVGKCYVIHFTRYQRGNPDMKLEGPLFVCEFRYNESDKIFNKIRTWKACLPEEIRDLDEVTVPVNGRKFFKYPSPIRHLLPANATPHDRIPEPTMGSPDAPPLVGAVYMRAKMERDDLGEYATSDDCPRYIIRPNDSPEDGQVDIETGTITTNTPTANALPKTGYSSTKLANLRYSRSSMSSDNQNPLGQQQIPLSRVGSPGAGSPLTVQGLKQHQLQRLQQQQHQYQQQKRSQASRYNIPTIIDDLTSQASRGNLGSITVDAASSFVLPISITKNVDVLQRTDPHSQTKRSGREEMFPWKKTKGEILWFRGPSVIVNERIINSGDSHLKQSLNRWTNTNKKRKLEYEEAEETIEDMTENDENDDSVEPDVENERQSLPGPFVLGLRPSARFTAHRLSLLRSPSSSS; encoded by the coding sequence ATGATGCCTGACGAAAATTCAAGCTTGTCCACACCAAGTTCAAGCGCATTATACAAAGACCTCAGGAAAGAATATGAATCTCTTTTCACCTTGAAGGAAGACTCTGGTCTGGAAATTTCACCGATATTCAATGTTCTTCCACCGAAGAAGGACTATCCCGACTATTACGCAGTGATCAAGAATCCCGTATCTTTCAATACTTTGAAGAAGCGTATCCCGCACTATACAGATGCTCAGCAGTTTATGAACGACATTGTACAGATACCTTGGAATGCCAAAACCTACAATACAAGAGATTCAGGAATCTACAAATACGCGTTAgtccttgaaaaatatctaaAAGGCACAATTTATACAAActtaaaggaaaaatatacaaaCTTAGAGTATCCTGACTTGGGTCCATTGCCCGATGAACCAGGCTATGAAGAGTTCCAAGagaaattgagaaaaaaggcAGAGGAAGCAGCGAGAGCTAGTGCGGCTAGAGCTTCATCcaattcttcattgaaCTCCAGCGAAGCGGCCAGAAGATTAAGAAAAACTCGTACTGCCTCTGTTAAACGAGAATCTGAGCCAGGGACGGATACGAATAACGATGAAGATTATGAAGCCACGGATATGGACATCGATAACTCGAAAGATTCCGATTTTCCTGAATTAATCAGAAAGCCACTAATAAACATTAATCCATATAACCGGAAACCTCTAAGAGATAATAGGTCCACCACATCATCCCAATCGGGTACCCCTCAACCATTGGGCTCAAGGCATAGGCAGGTTTCGAGAACTCAAGTAAAACGTGGGAGACCCCCAATTATTGATTTGCCCtatattcaaagaatgaaaaatgtcATGAAagtcttgaaaaaagaggtACTGGATAGTGGATTTGGCCTAACAGATCTCTTTGAAAGACTACCTGATAGACACAAGGATGCGAACTACTATGTCATGATAGCTAATCCGATTAGCCTCCAAgatatcaataaaaagGTTAAGACTCGTCGCTACAAAACATTTCAAGAGTTTCAGAATGATTTTAATCTTATGTTGACCAATTTTAGAATTTCACATAGAGGTGATCCTGAAAgtataaaaatatcaaatatcttagaaaaaacatttgCCAATTTAGCAAGATTCGAATTATCCAAACCTGATAGAAGTTTCATTCCAGAGGGTGAGTTGAGATATCCATTAGATGAAGTCACTGTAAATAATTTATCATATCACGTGGGAGACTGGGCACTTCTCCGAAACCAAAATGACCCCCAAAAGCCCATAGTTGGTCAGATTTTCAGATTATGGAAAACCCCAGATGGGAAACAATGGCTGAATGCCTGTTGGTACTATAGACCAGAACAAACCGTGCATAGAGTGGATAGACTATTTTACAAAAACGAGGTAATGAAAACGGGCCAGTACCGTGATCACCTAGTATCGAACTTGGTCGGGAAGTGTTATGTGATCCATTTCACAAGATATCAACGTGGTAACCCCGATATGAAATTAGAGGGCCCATTATTCGTTTGTGAATTCCGCTATAATGAATCAGATAAGATTTTCAACAAGATTAGAACTTGGAAAGCCTGCTTGCCAGAGGAAATTCGTGATCTAGACGAAGTCACCGTCCCAGTAAATGGtagaaaattcttcaagTATCCTTCTCCTATCAGACATCTTTTACCTGCAAATGCAACGCCACATGATCGCATTCCCGAACCGACGATGGGATCTCCTGATGCCCCTCCATTGGTCGGAGCCGTTTACATGAGAGCCAAGATGGAACGTGATGATTTGGGGGAATACGCGACATCAGATGACTGTCCAAGATATATCATCAGACCTAATGATTCCCCTGAAGATGGCCAAGTGGACATCGAAACAGGCACCATTACCACGAACACTCCGACGGCGAATGCTCTTCCGAAAACAGGCTACTCAAGTACCAAACTGGCCAATTTGAGATATAGCAGGTCTTCCATGTCATCAGACAACCAAAATCCCCTTGGTCAACAACAAATACCGCTATCAAGAGTTGGTTCTCCAGGTGCAGGAAGTCCGCTTACTGTACAAGGTTTAAAGCAACATCAATTACAGAGATtacagcagcagcaacatCAGTACCAGCAACAGAAAAGATCTCAGGCATCACGTTACAACATCCCAACCATTATCGACGATTTAACATCACAGGCATCAAGAGGTAATTTGGGAAGTATAACCGTTGATGCTGCCTCTTCGTTTGTCTTGCCTATTTCGATAACAAAAAACGTGGATGTTTTACAGCGTACGGACCCACATAGTCAAACCAAGAGATCTGGAAGAGAAGAGATGTTCCCATGGAAAAAGACGAAGGGCGAAATATTATGGTTCAGAGGACCTAGTGTAATAGTAAATGAACGAATAATAAATTCAGGTGATTCACATCTAAAACAATCATTGAACAGATGGACCAATACcaacaaaaagagaaaactGGAATACGAAGAAGCTGAGGAAACTATAGAAGATATGACTgaaaatgacgaaaatgatgattcCGTGGAACCAGAcgtggaaaatgaaagacaATCCTTACCAGGCCCATTTGTCCTTGGTTTGAGACCCTCGGCTAGGTTCACTGCGCACAGGCTTTCTTTGTTGCGGTCTccttcgtcatcttcatgA
- the ADE13 gene encoding adenylosuccinase ADE13 (similar to Saccharomyces cerevisiae ADE13 (YLR359W); ancestral locus Anc_4.197) gives MSDYDNYATPLSSRYASKEMSATFSLRNRFSTWRKLWLNLAIAEKELGLTVVTDEAIEQMRQHVEITDDEIEKASAQEAIVRHDVMAHVHTFGETCPAAAGIIHLGATSCFVTDNADLIFIRDAYDIIIPKLVNVINRLAKFAMEYKDLPVLGWTHFQPAQLTTLGKRATLWIQELLWDLRNFERARNDIGLRGVKGTTGTQASFLALFHGNHDKVEALDARVTELLGFDKVYPVTGQTYSRKIDIDVLAPLSSFAATAHKMATDIRLLANLKEVEEPFEKSQIGSSAMAYKRNPMRCERVCSLARHLGSLFSDAVQTASVQWFERTLDDSAIRRISLPSAFLTADILLSTLLNISSGLVVYPKVIERRIKGELPFMATENIIMAMVEKNASRQEVHERIRVLSHQAAAVVKEEGGENDLIERVKKDEFFKPIWEELDSLLEPSTFVGRAPQQVEKFVQKDVSNALQPFQKYLNDEQVKLNV, from the coding sequence ATGTCAGACTACGATAATTACGCTACGCCATTGTCTTCCAGATATGCCTCTAAAGAAATGTCAGCCACTTTCTCTTTAAGAAATAGATTTTCTACATGGAGAAAACTATGGTTAAATTTGGCTATTGctgaaaaggaattggGCTTAACTGTCGTCACTGATGAAGCCATTGAACAAATGCGCCAACATGTTGAAATCAccgatgatgaaattgaaaaggccTCCGCTCAAGAGGCTATTGTAAGACATGACGTCATGGCTCATGTCCATACATTTGGTGAAACTTGTCCCGCTGCTGCTGGTATCATTCACTTAGGTGCTACTTCCTGCTTTGTCACAGACAATGCTGATTTGATTTTTATTAGAGACGCTTACGACATTATTATTCCTAAACTTGTTAATGTTATCAACAGATTGGCTAAGTTCGCTATGGAATACAAGGATTTGCCTGTATTAGGCTGGACCCATTTCCAACCGGCACAATTAACCACTTTAGGTAAGAGAGCAACCCTATGGATACAAGAATTATTGTGGGATTTGagaaactttgaaagaGCTAGAAATGACATCGGGTTACGTGGTGTCAAGGGTACTACCGGTACTCAAGCATCATTCTTAGCGTTGTTTCACGGTAATCATGACAAAGTTGAGGCCCTTGATGCAAGAGTCACCGAATTATTAGGTTTTGATAAGGTGTATCCAGTCACTGGTCAAACTTACTCgagaaaaattgatattGATGTCTTGGCTcctttatcttcttttgctgCTACTGCACATAAAATGGCCACTGATATAAGATTATTGGCTAACTTGAAAGAGGTTGAGGaaccttttgaaaaatcacaAATCGGTTCCTCTGCTATGGCCTATAAGAGAAACCCGATGCGTTGTGAAAGAGTCTGTTCTTTAGCTAGACACCTGGGTTCTTTATTCAGCGATGCAGTTCAAACTGCATCTGTTCAATGGTTTGAAAGAACTTTAGACGATTCTGCCATCAGAAGAATTTCTTTACCGAGTGCATTTTTAACCGCTGACATTCTATTATCCACCCTATTGAACATTTCATCTGGTTTAGTTGTATATCCAAAGGttattgaaagaagaattaaGGGTGAGCTACCTTTCATGGCCActgaaaatattatcatGGCCATGGTTGAAAAGAATGCTTCTAGACAAGAAGTACATGAACGTATTAGAGTACTTTCTCACCAGGCAGCTGCCGTTGTAAAGGAAGAGGGTGGTGAAAATGATTTGATTGAACGTGTGAAGAAAgacgaatttttcaagccGATCTGGGAAGAATTGGATTCTTTACTAGAACCATCCACTTTTGTCGGAAGAGCACCAcaacaagttgaaaaatttgtccAAAAAGACGTTAGCAATGCTTTACaaccttttcaaaagtatcTAAACGATGAACAGGTTAAGTTGAACGTTTGA
- the VPS38 gene encoding Vps38p (similar to Saccharomyces cerevisiae VPS38 (YLR360W); ancestral locus Anc_4.199): MKPFLSSRRQRHVRAICFHNVSLFKANGNSKFMKEHADGFVPCFFILKSIRGELLYVSEVQSDSLQKLSFQEIPKLNGTSAMIILNLVGKVPSEILRSISLNTNTNVDDKWCVLCTYKIDLNKLQFINEDAVLITGTNTPVLELVDGCYTLPTENVKPIKEPIGLHKRNISEIKLKYSLAYSSLLKLNKLLEYSSQVHEEINEISTKIEESFPLHKNQHKWYMKTVQKSIETLLTKTKKKSLEMTQLEKNGTISHSKTDVSLISQDESINDDYGSIYSRFVQIKDRLDQLRFKKLFQLVGIFASTGLFDTTKGYIHFEGPSSIDDVAAYLKLKPLDIGILFGQANESTKRREHINSQLGYYLLFLYLAATQIFKAPLPYKLMYYGSTSVIEGQYPLYFTDSMIARHQAKLIRAIRYFNANILQFKQFLENYCPT; encoded by the coding sequence ATGAAACCATTTTTATCAAGTCGAAGACAAAGACACGTTCGTGCGATTTGCTTTCATAACGTAAGCCTATTCAAGGCCAACGGAAACTCCAAATTTATGAAGGAGCATGCCGATGGGTTCGTCCCatgttttttcatcttgaagTCTATCAGGGGGGAGCTACTTTATGTGAGTGAGGTACAATCTGATTCTTTACAGAAACTGAGTTTCCAGGAAATACCGAAACTGAATGGTACATCTGCCATGATAATTCTGAACTTAGTGGGAAAAGTTCCAAGTGAAATTTTGCGCAGCATAAGTCTAAATACAAACACCAATGTTGACGATAAATGGTGCGTTTTGTGCACTTACAAGATAGATCTTAATAAGTTAcaattcatcaatgaagACGCAGTTTTAATTACGGGTACTAACACGCCAGTGCTTGAATTGGTAGATGGGTGCTATACATTACCTACCGAAAACGTTAAGCCAATAAAAGAACCGATTGGTTTGCACAAAAGGAATATAAGCGAAATTAAGCTTAAATATTCACTGGCATATAGTTCTTTACTCAAATTAAACAAGTTATTGGAATATTCCTCGCAAGTTcatgaagaaatcaacgAAATTTCCACCAAGATAGAAGAAAGTTTTCCATTGCATAAAAATCAGCATAAGTGGTATATGAAAACTGTACAGAAGTCTATAGAGACACTACTAActaaaaccaaaaaaaaaagtttagaAATGACCCAActcgaaaaaaatggtacgATCAGCCATTCAAAAACTGATGTATCCTTGATATCACAAGATGAATCTATAAACGATGACTACGGAAGTATATACTCCAGGTTCGTGCAGATCAAAGATAGATTAGATCAATTaagattcaaaaaattatttcagCTAGTAGGAATCTTCGCTTCAACGGGGTTGTTTGACACAACAAAAGGTTATATACATTTCGAAGGCCCTTCTAGCATAGATGATGTCGCCGCATACCTTAAATTAAAACCATTAGATATAGGAATCTTATTTGGACAGGCAAATGAATCCACAAAGCGCAGGGAACACATAAACAGTCAATTGGGTTACTACCTGTTATTTCTCTATTTAGCCGCGACTCAAATCTTCAAAGCCCCTTTACCCTATAAGTTGATGTATTATGGTAGCACTTCAGTGATCGAGGGTCAGTACCCTCTCTACTTTACTGACTCAATGATCGCAAGACATCAAGCAAAATTGATCAGAGCAATACGCTATTTTAATGCCAACATTTTACAGTTTAAGCAATTTCTGGAGAATTACTGTCCAACATAG